A single window of Gossypium arboreum isolate Shixiya-1 chromosome 13, ASM2569848v2, whole genome shotgun sequence DNA harbors:
- the LOC108463292 gene encoding probable WRKY transcription factor 57: MEDKEGPDPAGTEFKSDSSSSWTLAGPDSVSDSINYFFDRESSILSEFGWNILQPDHADEIERFGELDRTDASRGLAGNFSGSQSHSCGAAGGVGDSCSGAASNPVGSAEVPTSNPSVSSSSSEDPPEKSTGFGGKPPEIPSKVRKKGQKRIRQPRFAFMTKSEVDHLEDGYRWRKYGQKAVKNSPFPRSYYRCTNSKCTVKKRVERSSEDPTIVITTYEGQHCHHSVGFPRGGLISHEAAFAGQFTPGVSQFYYSQGVQLHRGISPSTTQSQQLPIEVRESRALPEPTSQLPKDEGLLGDIVPPGMRKT; this comes from the exons ATGGAAGATAAAGAGGGGCCTGATCCAGCTGGGACTGAGTTTAAATCCGATTCGAGCTCGAGCTGGACACTTGCTGGACCTGACTCAGTCTCCGATAGCATCAATTACTTCTTCGATAGGGAAAGCAGTATACTGAGTGAGTTTGGTTGGAATATTCTACAACCGGACCATGCCGATGAGATTGAAAGGTTCGGTGAACTAGACCGAACCGACGCCAGTCGTGGTCTGGCGGGAAATTTTAGCGGCTCGCAATCGCACAGCTGTGGTGCAGCTGGTGGCGTTGGTGATTCGTGTTCAGGGGCAGCGTCGAATCCGGTCGGGTCAGCTGAAGTGCCGACATCGAATCCGTCAGTGTCGTCGAGCTCCAGCGAGGATCCGCCGGAGAAATCTACGGGCTTCGGCGGGAAACCGCCTGAGATACC GAGTAAGGTGAGGAAGAAGGGGCAAAAGCGAATTAGGCAGCCACGTTTTGCTTTTATGACCAAGAGTGAAGTTGATCATCTTGAAGATGGCTACCGATGGCGAAAATATGGACAAAAAGCTGTTaaaaatagtccatttcctag GAGTTACTATCGCTGCACAAATAGCAAATGTACAGTGAAGAAGAGGGTGGAACGATCCTCTGAAGATCCCACCATCGTCATTACTACATATGAAGGTCAACACTGTCATCATAGTGTCGGTTTCCCCCGTGGTGGACTCATCAGCCATGAAGCTGCCTTTGCCGGTCAGTTTACTCCTGGAGTCTCTCAATTTTATTATTCACAAGGGGTACAGTTACATAGGGGAATTTCTCCAAGCACAACGCAGTCACAGCAACTGCCCATTGAGGTAAGAGAATCTCGTGCGCTGCCAGAACCCACCTCACAGCTGCCAAAAGATGAAGGGTTACTTGGAGATATTGTGCCTCCTGGCATGCGTAAGACGTGA